cGAACTCTGTACATCATCGAAAATTAATGATAGGTAGGAAGTGGTGTCTCATAATGCGGTCCCAGGAACCATACATTTACACAGTTTTATGAAAAACTACTACTAGTTTAGGGTTTTGGTTTAGCTTTAAACAACAATcatgattattaaatgaaagCTGCAAGAATGCTTTTAATGACGCGATACGAAGTTTAATGGTATGGGAATTGGTTAAGGCATATTCCAAGTTTCcaataagtaaacaatattcTAGCACGCCAAGAAACGTGAATTAATAAGAACGTAGACTTTTagtatattcataaaattactaTCGATATTACCTATACGCAGTCAAGTCACCCTTCTAAAACTAAGTAGGTTACATACTTGTAGGGCTACATCTCAATATGAAAAGCTGTTTAATTTTGTGTCCTCAAATTAGACAGAAGTTCTATTTTCGGTACTAAGAcagaaagtatttaaaagttattagaTGGCTACTGTTAGGAAAGTAGCAAGAAAGTGTAGTCATTAAGTTCTAAGAAAAAGATCAAGTTTAAAGGATGGTATTGTCAGAACACCGGCACCGTAGGAAATGTACTTAGTGCTTACAGAAAGAAAAGTAAGGAGAtccatatttattaaagtttaataaaactcCTCCTGCCAAAGTAGGTACATCTATATAGCCTGTGTAGCTTGCAATACAATTAAAAGTGTTAAAGGATAGGTAGAGTCCGGTAACAATGACTCTACCTTTTATAAGCGGACGAGTTTcggtttaaaaatagttttttcacAAACATCTCAATTGATCAGATGGAGctatataaatgtatgtaatttagaCCCATTATACTGCTccgttaatattaataacatgtTGGTTTCAGTAGGTTTCAATACCTACCTaagataatttaagtttaaaggTTAATTAACTCTGCAAACGTGTTTTGTTTGAAGATCAACGTCATAACCTAGCTATGAACTTAAACTTATCAACACacagttttaaaatttctttgttAATCATTTGTAAACGATCGCAATAAAAATGTtccagtaaatatattttaaataaaatggaatactaatttacttatttcaGTAATTAGTCTGAACTTTGTCGTACAGTTTGTAGAGGCACCTGCACTCGTCGGTAAATTGATTAGACCGGAACTAAAATAACCACTAAAAGTACCAAAACAAATCGAAAATCCAAcaaaattatagtatttttgGCAAACGTTTGAACGTACACACATTTACTAAGTGTTTTACACTAATATATTGTTGTGCTTTTAGACATTGTACTCATGTGTAGGTGCTTATTTACAAGCCATTTAAATAGTGCTCCACCAGAAATAGAGCTGCAATCAGCTGTAGCCTCTAGTCGTGTTTATATCTTACATTAAGGCTTTTTAAAACTGTTACCTTTTTGTTAGGCAGTTGTTATCTTGAAGTAATTTTGACCATCAGTTTTCACCTCAATTTTGAATCTGCTTAATTTTGTCAGGTTAGGCACTCACACAAAGCTGAGGATTGAAACTAACAGGAActataataatgatattatgtttaactaaaagtaattttgttgCGCTTTGTTATTCCTGTTAAGATAGCACAACAACTTTAGAGGAGCGAGAGGGAAGCGTGTCGGTCATGTGACGTACCAGTGAGGGGCATAAAGCATGTGGGCATTGGTGTGGTGCTGGTTTGCTGCTCTACTGTGTGTAACACCTTGCGTTGCGCATACTGCGCGTCCTTGGGCTCCCAGAAGAATACATAGTAGAGCGAGAGCATGATGGCTGCCAGCGAGACGCAGAACACGTAGATGATGACGGTGAGCACGCGCACGCTCTTCTTGTCCCGCTTGCGCTCGTACAGCGCGTCCAGCACCAGCTCGTGGCCGGCCGCCGTGCCCAGCCGCACGGAGCCGCCGCACGAGCGCACGCTGCCCGAGGCGCACGACTTGCCCGACATCGCCGCTGCACTGCCGCAGCGCCGGCTCCACTATCCAGGTAAGTGGGCCACGCTTATTGATATGGCCCAGTTCCTCTGCTGCGCCGCGGCCGCGTTTCGATGCCGGGTCACGCCGCCCGTGTCTGCCGCTTGACACCTCCTGATGCCGACTGCTGTTTCATTATTATGGCGCCCGCTTCggaattcatttgtttatccTTTAATTTCACGCCCCGGTATACGTAAATCTATTCCAGTTTCTCTGACGTAGCCATAAGATCGCGAATCGTCTGTCAAAGAACCGTCCCtgaacttttattgttttaatttaacatacaCAGAGctttatatttatctttttgtattgtataatcTGATAAAACTTGATAGAAAAAGTAACTGTCACTGCTTTAGGTGAAGCACGTCGTTAGAGCACGTCACACACACCCGTGCCGTGATAAGGGTTTGCACCTCGTTATTTGTTTCGAATAAGAGTGAGGATGATGACAAGCTAACGAAGTTAATTTACGAGAATAGTGACACGTTATTGTGACAGCGAGTGAAGTGTTCGCAGGGCGGCGGGGCCGGCTGGCAgccgcgcggcgcgggcgggacACGGGCGCGCGCCGCTCTGCCGAGATCAATAATATGCAGCTCTACTCTTATTTTCTGCAATCgctaatttttgttttgttaaacaatgCGTCATGCGATCATAATTTTCTCTAAACAAATTAAGAGTGAAGTTCCTTGCCTTATattgtatttacttataaacTGTGATGGcaaatacacaatattttatttacttctcaCAATACGTACCGttaatgttttacatttatccaattttaaatttgtattatcATATCGGATTTCTTATGGTAAATAGTAGTGATAGTTTATACCAAGAGTCGCAATTATCCACCGTATTTTCATCTAAAAACCTCATATTCGGAGCTTTCCGCAGAAAAGCATGAACAAGAATAGGCTCGCGGCGAATatgagagagagagaaagagagGGAGAGAGCGACCTCTTTATTATCTCCTGACTAACCCTTTTTTTGAATACGTAGGAGTTAAGTTTCTATTTTCACTTGATTCAGGGTGTCTGCCAATTCGAGATCCATATAGGGAAATATAGTAGGTATGACTGAAAACTCTACTAAGTCTTTATTTTTGGGCTGACCTATATATTAAAAGCCTCTGTTCAGCCAGCTTGCAATGCCGCCACAAGCCTGTCGAAACTGTCTGATACTTATTTAATCCCAAGTTTAATATCAGTTAGTCCTACATTTAAAGGTTTGCTAAAGCGAGCAACTTCCGACTAAAATGTACctcattaaaaatcaaaagtccTTTATCCAAATTAATCTACTAAGTAGCTCTTCGAAGTTCAAATTGCACATTGGACAGCACCTAGTTTCGCCCGCCCTCCACTgtttcctaagtgcttttgctgtgagataacggcgcaacaaactcccaagcagcacgctgtctatccttttacaacattattatacatagtacaataataatatgaacaaaGAAAATCATATTCCCTAATTCTACCCATTTTTCTATGTAGTTTACTACCTTACAATTTACTCTTAACCGCTGAGTAGAGTTTAGTAGATCAAGCAGACTGGAATGCGTAGTTGGTAGGTACTTATGCCTCAAAAATGGGGCCAAGAGAATGAGAAGGGAGCATGATGAGTAGTTTTATATGCTGCGACTATGTTTTCATTTTCCAACaacaaaatgtaaaagtatttttttgtcgtGAAAGTATGCTGAGACCTCCCATACTtgacgtaataatatttttttgtatcccCAAAAGCTCTCAGCTTTATAAACCtcgaataaatataattaacatatttaaagaaaaacctCCACAATAAAGgcataaataatttttgtttaatgaaaacaGCGTAGATTCGTAGCAGTATTACGTAGCTCCATTGACCTACACGACCAACTGaacgtttttattaaactatacATTCGATATTTTGTTACTATTATTTGCTAGTACTTAAATTTATATGGTACCTACTTACTAAAAAGTATGTCATTACAGCACACCATGAATGATAGACAGCAGTATTTCACACCACAAGACGTGCCATTTGTCTAAGCGTAATTTATGTCAAACTGCAAACAGTTAAAAATGCCAAACGATCGGTTTATTGGCCACTAATGAAATACGCACTAAATATTCACAAAGCTAACATAAAAGTCAATAGAATGAGGTAATTGATGTTCAGTTTTGGACACAATTGGGTTAAGCTAATTGGATTACAGGAAACCCTTCGTGTAATGCCGAATATATACGGATGTGCTGTGCTCAAGTGGGTGTATTATAACATCGCGAAACATGTTCATGTAAGCAGCAATCGAATTAAGCCAATTGATAGACCACAGCTTATATAAGAGAGAAGTTACTGATTCTAATTCTATGTGTTTCTATATCTATTAAGCATAAAATAGGCTAGGTAACGTATATCGCAAGTAATTGTTGTTTAAGTTATGTTTCACGAGTCGCGTATGAACTGCTTAAGAATGAGCCTCTACCGCAAACTCTCAAATTTATAATTTGCTCTTCataacaccattttttttatttcttatgaataatgtttgtcgtttgataagttttatatcaaagtattatatcaattaattatcCCGATAGTTTGATGTAGTTAGTATGCGGGGAAGGAAGCACTTGTCCTTTTTGTAAGTCGTATGCTAAACTAGAGtttgaaatttcttttaaaaatgatgcACAATACAGGCATAATACTGTATTACAGTTTTTCACTTCAGGTCAGTTTGGGAAGTCATTCTGTATGGGCACTATTTCTTTGCGTATTTCTACTAGCTGTCCctgcaaacgttgttttgtcatacaaattagttctagggaataaaaaaaatagggctATGAAACATAGATGTTTTCGTATTTttagacctacccaatatgcacacaataCATGAGAAGCAGTTGAGCCATTAAGGAGGTGTACAATTTCGTAGACcacgataattttatattgtagaaatattatctatactaatatataaagctgaaaagtttctttgtttgtttgaacgtgctaatctcaggaactactggttcaaattaaaaaaataatttgtgttgaatagaccattcaccgaggaaggtt
The Trichoplusia ni isolate ovarian cell line Hi5 chromosome 23, tn1, whole genome shotgun sequence DNA segment above includes these coding regions:
- the LOC113504782 gene encoding uncharacterized protein LOC113504782 isoform X2; translation: MSGKSCASGSVRSCGGSVRLGTAAGHELVLDALYERKRDKKSVRVLTVIIYVFCVSLAAIMLSLYYVFFWEPKDAQYAQRKVLHTVEQQTSTTPMPTCFMPLTGGGDTSMNGDVTHSPQDNITSGYDEESATTEPGADTTSLPDSTPLNSTSDDIGTLDDADSIT